One region of Vespa crabro chromosome 15, iyVesCrab1.2, whole genome shotgun sequence genomic DNA includes:
- the LOC124429275 gene encoding kinesin light chain isoform X7, which translates to MGRTHMSKTLNAYRIKKIETIGRMTAMTQEEIIAGARTVAQGLEALRVEHSGLLQGLQSQDAPAARDKANLLSKNIEMIELGLGEAQVMMALASHLQMVEAEKQKLRTQVRRLCQENAWLRDELAGTQQKLQASEQAVAQLEEEKKHLEFMTSMRQYDPDPSADDENAKDRPKDDPVVDLFPDDDADDRNSKSISPTPPSQFAQQVNAGYEIPARLRTLHNLVIQYASQGRYEVAVPLCKQALEDLEKTSGHDHPDVATMLNILALVYRDQNKYKEAANLLNDALAIREKTLGENHPAVAATLNNLAVLYGKRGKYNEAEPLCKRALAIREKVLGYEHPDVAKQLNNLALLCQNQGKYEEVERYYQRALEIYEAKLGPDDPNVAKTKNNLASCYLKQGKYKGAEILYKQVLTRAHEKEFGAIDEDNKPIWQVAEEREENKHKNKENTPYGEYGGWHKAAKVDSPTVTTTLKNLSSLYRRLGKYEAAETLEDCAFRSRKEALDLVKQAKVAQILGDEKGTTRRGSRSSLANSEHEQHDEGSLPLVQRALHEGQSGHHDASPNKPGFKNKIFQAFGIHSSTIRSTQFVLNKEHGLRELK; encoded by the exons ATGGGTAGAACACATATGTCAAAAACGCTGAACGCTTATAGAAT caaaaaaatagaaactatTGGCAGGATGACGGCCATGACGCAGGAAGAAATAATAGCTGGGGCACGTACAGTGGCCCAGGGATTGGAGGCTCTCCGTGTAGAACACAGTGGTCTATTACAGGGATTACAATCGCAGGATGCACCAGCTGCACGAGATAAAGCCAATCTGTTATCGAAGAACATCGAAATGATAGAATTGGGTTTAGGAGAAGCTCAAGTGATGATGGCATTAGCGAGTCATCTGCAAATGGTAGAAGCAGAGAAACAAAAACTTAGAACTCAAGTTAGAAGATTGTGTCAAGAGAATGCGTGGCTGAGAGACGAATTGGCAGGAAcacaacaaaaattacaagCTAGTGAACAAGCG GTTGCTCAActggaagaggaaaagaaacatttgGAATTTATGACCAGTATGAGACAATATGATCCTGATCCTTCTGCAGATGATGAAAATGCTAAAGATAGGCCAAAAGATGATCCCGTAGTTGATTTGTTTCCTGATGATGATGCTGATGACCGAAATAGTAAGT CAATATCACCTACACCGCCATCACAATTCGCACAGCAAGTCAATGCTGGATATGAAATACCAGCACGTTTGCGTACTCTGCACAATTTGGTAATACAATACGCGAGTCAGGGACGTTATGAAGTAGCTGTACCTTTATGCAAACAAGCATTGGAAGATTTGGAGAAAACTTCCGGTCATGATCACCCTGATGTCGCAACAATGTTAAATATCTTGGCATTGGTATATCGagatcaaaataaatataaggaaGCAGCTAACCTTTTAAACGATGCTTTAGCTATAAGGGAGAAGACGCTTGGTGAAAATCACCCTGCAGTTGCAGCAACCTTAAATAACCTTGCAGTTTTATATGGAAAGCgaggaaaatataatgaagCAGAACCATTGTGTAAGAGAGCCCTTGCAATTCGAGAAAAAGTTCTTGGATATGAACATCCAGACGTAGCTAAACAATTAAACAATCTTGCGTTACTATGTCAAAATCAAGGAAAATATGAAGAAGTAGAACGTTATTATCAACGGGCTTTAGAAATATATGAAGCAAAACTTGGTCCAGATGATCCTAACGTAGccaaaacgaaaaataatcttGCTTCTTGTTATTTAAAACAAGGCAAATATAAGGGTGCCGAAATTCTATATAAACAAGTATTGACTAGGGCacatgaaaaagaatttgGTGCTATTGATGAAGATAACAAACCTATTTGGCAG GTTGCGGAAGAACGAGAAgagaataaacataaaaataaagaaaatactcCTTATGGTGAATACGGTGGCTGGCATAAAGCGGCTAAGGTCGATTCCCCAACGGTTACAACTACATTGAAAAATCTTAGTTCCCTATATAGAAGACTAGGCAAATATGAGGCTGCAGAAACTCTTGAAGACTGTGCCTTCAGATCAAGAAAAGAG GCATTAGATCTAGTGAAACAAGCTAAGGTGGCTCAAATATTAGGAGATGAAAAAGGAACTACTAGACGTGGATCACGATCGAGTTTGGCTAATAGCGAACACGAACAACACGACGAG GGTTCGCTGCCACTGGTGCAAAGGGCGCTACATGAAGGACAATCTGGCCACCACGACGCTAGTCCTAACAAACCCGGTTTTAAAAACAAGATCTTTCAAGCTTTCGGGATTCATTCTTCCAC GATCAGAAGTACTCAGTTCGTGCTCAATAAAGAACATGGTTTAAGAGAACTGAAGTGA
- the LOC124429275 gene encoding kinesin light chain isoform X5, which produces MGRTHMSKTLNAYRIKKIETIGRMTAMTQEEIIAGARTVAQGLEALRVEHSGLLQGLQSQDAPAARDKANLLSKNIEMIELGLGEAQVMMALASHLQMVEAEKQKLRTQVRRLCQENAWLRDELAGTQQKLQASEQAVAQLEEEKKHLEFMTSMRQYDPDPSADDENAKDRPKDDPVVDLFPDDDADDRNSKSISPTPPSQFAQQVNAGYEIPARLRTLHNLVIQYASQGRYEVAVPLCKQALEDLEKTSGHDHPDVATMLNILALVYRDQNKYKEAANLLNDALAIREKTLGENHPAVAATLNNLAVLYGKRGKYNEAEPLCKRALAIREKVLGYEHPDVAKQLNNLALLCQNQGKYEEVERYYQRALEIYEAKLGPDDPNVAKTKNNLASCYLKQGKYKGAEILYKQVLTRAHEKEFGAIDEDNKPIWQVAEEREENKHKNKENTPYGEYGGWHKAAKVDSPTVTTTLKNLSSLYRRLGKYEAAETLEDCAFRSRKEHVQQALDLVKQAKVAQILGDEKGTTRRGSRSSLANSEHEQHDEGSLPLVQRALHEGQSGHHDASPNKPGFKNKIFQAFGIHSSTIRSTQFVLNKEHGLRELK; this is translated from the exons ATGGGTAGAACACATATGTCAAAAACGCTGAACGCTTATAGAAT caaaaaaatagaaactatTGGCAGGATGACGGCCATGACGCAGGAAGAAATAATAGCTGGGGCACGTACAGTGGCCCAGGGATTGGAGGCTCTCCGTGTAGAACACAGTGGTCTATTACAGGGATTACAATCGCAGGATGCACCAGCTGCACGAGATAAAGCCAATCTGTTATCGAAGAACATCGAAATGATAGAATTGGGTTTAGGAGAAGCTCAAGTGATGATGGCATTAGCGAGTCATCTGCAAATGGTAGAAGCAGAGAAACAAAAACTTAGAACTCAAGTTAGAAGATTGTGTCAAGAGAATGCGTGGCTGAGAGACGAATTGGCAGGAAcacaacaaaaattacaagCTAGTGAACAAGCG GTTGCTCAActggaagaggaaaagaaacatttgGAATTTATGACCAGTATGAGACAATATGATCCTGATCCTTCTGCAGATGATGAAAATGCTAAAGATAGGCCAAAAGATGATCCCGTAGTTGATTTGTTTCCTGATGATGATGCTGATGACCGAAATAGTAAGT CAATATCACCTACACCGCCATCACAATTCGCACAGCAAGTCAATGCTGGATATGAAATACCAGCACGTTTGCGTACTCTGCACAATTTGGTAATACAATACGCGAGTCAGGGACGTTATGAAGTAGCTGTACCTTTATGCAAACAAGCATTGGAAGATTTGGAGAAAACTTCCGGTCATGATCACCCTGATGTCGCAACAATGTTAAATATCTTGGCATTGGTATATCGagatcaaaataaatataaggaaGCAGCTAACCTTTTAAACGATGCTTTAGCTATAAGGGAGAAGACGCTTGGTGAAAATCACCCTGCAGTTGCAGCAACCTTAAATAACCTTGCAGTTTTATATGGAAAGCgaggaaaatataatgaagCAGAACCATTGTGTAAGAGAGCCCTTGCAATTCGAGAAAAAGTTCTTGGATATGAACATCCAGACGTAGCTAAACAATTAAACAATCTTGCGTTACTATGTCAAAATCAAGGAAAATATGAAGAAGTAGAACGTTATTATCAACGGGCTTTAGAAATATATGAAGCAAAACTTGGTCCAGATGATCCTAACGTAGccaaaacgaaaaataatcttGCTTCTTGTTATTTAAAACAAGGCAAATATAAGGGTGCCGAAATTCTATATAAACAAGTATTGACTAGGGCacatgaaaaagaatttgGTGCTATTGATGAAGATAACAAACCTATTTGGCAG GTTGCGGAAGAACGAGAAgagaataaacataaaaataaagaaaatactcCTTATGGTGAATACGGTGGCTGGCATAAAGCGGCTAAGGTCGATTCCCCAACGGTTACAACTACATTGAAAAATCTTAGTTCCCTATATAGAAGACTAGGCAAATATGAGGCTGCAGAAACTCTTGAAGACTGTGCCTTCAGATCAAGAAAAGAG CATGTACAGCAG GCATTAGATCTAGTGAAACAAGCTAAGGTGGCTCAAATATTAGGAGATGAAAAAGGAACTACTAGACGTGGATCACGATCGAGTTTGGCTAATAGCGAACACGAACAACACGACGAG GGTTCGCTGCCACTGGTGCAAAGGGCGCTACATGAAGGACAATCTGGCCACCACGACGCTAGTCCTAACAAACCCGGTTTTAAAAACAAGATCTTTCAAGCTTTCGGGATTCATTCTTCCAC GATCAGAAGTACTCAGTTCGTGCTCAATAAAGAACATGGTTTAAGAGAACTGAAGTGA
- the LOC124429275 gene encoding kinesin light chain isoform X6, with translation MGRTHMSKTLNAYRIKKIETIGRMTAMTQEEIIAGARTVAQGLEALRVEHSGLLQGLQSQDAPAARDKANLLSKNIEMIELGLGEAQVMMALASHLQMVEAEKQKLRTQVRRLCQENAWLRDELAGTQQKLQASEQAVAQLEEEKKHLEFMTSMRQYDPDPSADDENAKDRPKDDPVVDLFPDDDADDRNTISPTPPSQFAQQVNAGYEIPARLRTLHNLVIQYASQGRYEVAVPLCKQALEDLEKTSGHDHPDVATMLNILALVYRDQNKYKEAANLLNDALAIREKTLGENHPAVAATLNNLAVLYGKRGKYNEAEPLCKRALAIREKVLGYEHPDVAKQLNNLALLCQNQGKYEEVERYYQRALEIYEAKLGPDDPNVAKTKNNLASCYLKQGKYKGAEILYKQVLTRAHEKEFGAIDEDNKPIWQVAEEREENKHKNKENTPYGEYGGWHKAAKVDSPTVTTTLKNLSSLYRRLGKYEAAETLEDCAFRSRKEHVQQALDLVKQAKVAQILGDEKGTTRRGSRSSLANSEHEQHDEGSLPLVQRALHEGQSGHHDASPNKPGFKNKIFQAFGIHSSTIRSTQFVLNKEHGLRELK, from the exons ATGGGTAGAACACATATGTCAAAAACGCTGAACGCTTATAGAAT caaaaaaatagaaactatTGGCAGGATGACGGCCATGACGCAGGAAGAAATAATAGCTGGGGCACGTACAGTGGCCCAGGGATTGGAGGCTCTCCGTGTAGAACACAGTGGTCTATTACAGGGATTACAATCGCAGGATGCACCAGCTGCACGAGATAAAGCCAATCTGTTATCGAAGAACATCGAAATGATAGAATTGGGTTTAGGAGAAGCTCAAGTGATGATGGCATTAGCGAGTCATCTGCAAATGGTAGAAGCAGAGAAACAAAAACTTAGAACTCAAGTTAGAAGATTGTGTCAAGAGAATGCGTGGCTGAGAGACGAATTGGCAGGAAcacaacaaaaattacaagCTAGTGAACAAGCG GTTGCTCAActggaagaggaaaagaaacatttgGAATTTATGACCAGTATGAGACAATATGATCCTGATCCTTCTGCAGATGATGAAAATGCTAAAGATAGGCCAAAAGATGATCCCGTAGTTGATTTGTTTCCTGATGATGATGCTGATGACCGAAATA CAATATCACCTACACCGCCATCACAATTCGCACAGCAAGTCAATGCTGGATATGAAATACCAGCACGTTTGCGTACTCTGCACAATTTGGTAATACAATACGCGAGTCAGGGACGTTATGAAGTAGCTGTACCTTTATGCAAACAAGCATTGGAAGATTTGGAGAAAACTTCCGGTCATGATCACCCTGATGTCGCAACAATGTTAAATATCTTGGCATTGGTATATCGagatcaaaataaatataaggaaGCAGCTAACCTTTTAAACGATGCTTTAGCTATAAGGGAGAAGACGCTTGGTGAAAATCACCCTGCAGTTGCAGCAACCTTAAATAACCTTGCAGTTTTATATGGAAAGCgaggaaaatataatgaagCAGAACCATTGTGTAAGAGAGCCCTTGCAATTCGAGAAAAAGTTCTTGGATATGAACATCCAGACGTAGCTAAACAATTAAACAATCTTGCGTTACTATGTCAAAATCAAGGAAAATATGAAGAAGTAGAACGTTATTATCAACGGGCTTTAGAAATATATGAAGCAAAACTTGGTCCAGATGATCCTAACGTAGccaaaacgaaaaataatcttGCTTCTTGTTATTTAAAACAAGGCAAATATAAGGGTGCCGAAATTCTATATAAACAAGTATTGACTAGGGCacatgaaaaagaatttgGTGCTATTGATGAAGATAACAAACCTATTTGGCAG GTTGCGGAAGAACGAGAAgagaataaacataaaaataaagaaaatactcCTTATGGTGAATACGGTGGCTGGCATAAAGCGGCTAAGGTCGATTCCCCAACGGTTACAACTACATTGAAAAATCTTAGTTCCCTATATAGAAGACTAGGCAAATATGAGGCTGCAGAAACTCTTGAAGACTGTGCCTTCAGATCAAGAAAAGAG CATGTACAGCAG GCATTAGATCTAGTGAAACAAGCTAAGGTGGCTCAAATATTAGGAGATGAAAAAGGAACTACTAGACGTGGATCACGATCGAGTTTGGCTAATAGCGAACACGAACAACACGACGAG GGTTCGCTGCCACTGGTGCAAAGGGCGCTACATGAAGGACAATCTGGCCACCACGACGCTAGTCCTAACAAACCCGGTTTTAAAAACAAGATCTTTCAAGCTTTCGGGATTCATTCTTCCAC GATCAGAAGTACTCAGTTCGTGCTCAATAAAGAACATGGTTTAAGAGAACTGAAGTGA
- the LOC124429275 gene encoding kinesin light chain isoform X1 yields MYVHIHVHISVYTASHKCKAAEMLRLRGSIEPLISVALTRGPDMGKKIETIGRMTAMTQEEIIAGARTVAQGLEALRVEHSGLLQGLQSQDAPAARDKANLLSKNIEMIELGLGEAQVMMALASHLQMVEAEKQKLRTQVRRLCQENAWLRDELAGTQQKLQASEQAVAQLEEEKKHLEFMTSMRQYDPDPSADDENAKDRPKDDPVVDLFPDDDADDRNSKSISPTPPSQFAQQVNAGYEIPARLRTLHNLVIQYASQGRYEVAVPLCKQALEDLEKTSGHDHPDVATMLNILALVYRDQNKYKEAANLLNDALAIREKTLGENHPAVAATLNNLAVLYGKRGKYNEAEPLCKRALAIREKVLGYEHPDVAKQLNNLALLCQNQGKYEEVERYYQRALEIYEAKLGPDDPNVAKTKNNLASCYLKQGKYKGAEILYKQVLTRAHEKEFGAIDEDNKPIWQVAEEREENKHKNKENTPYGEYGGWHKAAKVDSPTVTTTLKNLSSLYRRLGKYEAAETLEDCAFRSRKEHVQQALDLVKQAKVAQILGDEKGTTRRGSRSSLANSEHEQHDEGSLPLVQRALHEGQSGHHDASPNKPGFKNKIFQAFGIHSSTIRSTQFVLNKEHGLRELK; encoded by the exons atgtatgtacatatacatgtacatatatctgtGTATACTGCGTCGCATAAGTGCAAGGCAGCGGAGATGTTGCGCTTGCGTGGAAGTATTGAGCCATTGATTTCCGTAGCTTTAACGCGCGGCCCTGACATGGG caaaaaaatagaaactatTGGCAGGATGACGGCCATGACGCAGGAAGAAATAATAGCTGGGGCACGTACAGTGGCCCAGGGATTGGAGGCTCTCCGTGTAGAACACAGTGGTCTATTACAGGGATTACAATCGCAGGATGCACCAGCTGCACGAGATAAAGCCAATCTGTTATCGAAGAACATCGAAATGATAGAATTGGGTTTAGGAGAAGCTCAAGTGATGATGGCATTAGCGAGTCATCTGCAAATGGTAGAAGCAGAGAAACAAAAACTTAGAACTCAAGTTAGAAGATTGTGTCAAGAGAATGCGTGGCTGAGAGACGAATTGGCAGGAAcacaacaaaaattacaagCTAGTGAACAAGCG GTTGCTCAActggaagaggaaaagaaacatttgGAATTTATGACCAGTATGAGACAATATGATCCTGATCCTTCTGCAGATGATGAAAATGCTAAAGATAGGCCAAAAGATGATCCCGTAGTTGATTTGTTTCCTGATGATGATGCTGATGACCGAAATAGTAAGT CAATATCACCTACACCGCCATCACAATTCGCACAGCAAGTCAATGCTGGATATGAAATACCAGCACGTTTGCGTACTCTGCACAATTTGGTAATACAATACGCGAGTCAGGGACGTTATGAAGTAGCTGTACCTTTATGCAAACAAGCATTGGAAGATTTGGAGAAAACTTCCGGTCATGATCACCCTGATGTCGCAACAATGTTAAATATCTTGGCATTGGTATATCGagatcaaaataaatataaggaaGCAGCTAACCTTTTAAACGATGCTTTAGCTATAAGGGAGAAGACGCTTGGTGAAAATCACCCTGCAGTTGCAGCAACCTTAAATAACCTTGCAGTTTTATATGGAAAGCgaggaaaatataatgaagCAGAACCATTGTGTAAGAGAGCCCTTGCAATTCGAGAAAAAGTTCTTGGATATGAACATCCAGACGTAGCTAAACAATTAAACAATCTTGCGTTACTATGTCAAAATCAAGGAAAATATGAAGAAGTAGAACGTTATTATCAACGGGCTTTAGAAATATATGAAGCAAAACTTGGTCCAGATGATCCTAACGTAGccaaaacgaaaaataatcttGCTTCTTGTTATTTAAAACAAGGCAAATATAAGGGTGCCGAAATTCTATATAAACAAGTATTGACTAGGGCacatgaaaaagaatttgGTGCTATTGATGAAGATAACAAACCTATTTGGCAG GTTGCGGAAGAACGAGAAgagaataaacataaaaataaagaaaatactcCTTATGGTGAATACGGTGGCTGGCATAAAGCGGCTAAGGTCGATTCCCCAACGGTTACAACTACATTGAAAAATCTTAGTTCCCTATATAGAAGACTAGGCAAATATGAGGCTGCAGAAACTCTTGAAGACTGTGCCTTCAGATCAAGAAAAGAG CATGTACAGCAG GCATTAGATCTAGTGAAACAAGCTAAGGTGGCTCAAATATTAGGAGATGAAAAAGGAACTACTAGACGTGGATCACGATCGAGTTTGGCTAATAGCGAACACGAACAACACGACGAG GGTTCGCTGCCACTGGTGCAAAGGGCGCTACATGAAGGACAATCTGGCCACCACGACGCTAGTCCTAACAAACCCGGTTTTAAAAACAAGATCTTTCAAGCTTTCGGGATTCATTCTTCCAC GATCAGAAGTACTCAGTTCGTGCTCAATAAAGAACATGGTTTAAGAGAACTGAAGTGA
- the LOC124429275 gene encoding kinesin light chain isoform X12 — MYVHIHVHISVYTASHKCKAAEMLRLRGSIEPLISVALTRGPDMGKKIETIGRMTAMTQEEIIAGARTVAQGLEALRVEHSGLLQGLQSQDAPAARDKANLLSKNIEMIELGLGEAQVMMALASHLQMVEAEKQKLRTQVRRLCQENAWLRDELAGTQQKLQASEQAVAQLEEEKKHLEFMTSMRQYDPDPSADDENAKDRPKDDPVVDLFPDDDADDRNSKSISPTPPSQFAQQVNAGYEIPARLRTLHNLVIQYASQGRYEVAVPLCKQALEDLEKTSGHDHPDVATMLNILALVYRDQNKYKEAANLLNDALAIREKTLGENHPAVAATLNNLAVLYGKRGKYNEAEPLCKRALAIREKVLGYEHPDVAKQLNNLALLCQNQGKYEEVERYYQRALEIYEAKLGPDDPNVAKTKNNLASCYLKQGKYKGAEILYKQVLTRAHEKEFGAIDEDNKPIWQVAEEREENKHKNKENTPYGEYGGWHKAAKVDSPTVTTTLKNLSSLYRRLGKYEAAETLEDCAFRSRKEALDLVKQAKVAQILGDEKGTTRRGSRSSLANSEHEQHDEDQKYSVRAQ; from the exons atgtatgtacatatacatgtacatatatctgtGTATACTGCGTCGCATAAGTGCAAGGCAGCGGAGATGTTGCGCTTGCGTGGAAGTATTGAGCCATTGATTTCCGTAGCTTTAACGCGCGGCCCTGACATGGG caaaaaaatagaaactatTGGCAGGATGACGGCCATGACGCAGGAAGAAATAATAGCTGGGGCACGTACAGTGGCCCAGGGATTGGAGGCTCTCCGTGTAGAACACAGTGGTCTATTACAGGGATTACAATCGCAGGATGCACCAGCTGCACGAGATAAAGCCAATCTGTTATCGAAGAACATCGAAATGATAGAATTGGGTTTAGGAGAAGCTCAAGTGATGATGGCATTAGCGAGTCATCTGCAAATGGTAGAAGCAGAGAAACAAAAACTTAGAACTCAAGTTAGAAGATTGTGTCAAGAGAATGCGTGGCTGAGAGACGAATTGGCAGGAAcacaacaaaaattacaagCTAGTGAACAAGCG GTTGCTCAActggaagaggaaaagaaacatttgGAATTTATGACCAGTATGAGACAATATGATCCTGATCCTTCTGCAGATGATGAAAATGCTAAAGATAGGCCAAAAGATGATCCCGTAGTTGATTTGTTTCCTGATGATGATGCTGATGACCGAAATAGTAAGT CAATATCACCTACACCGCCATCACAATTCGCACAGCAAGTCAATGCTGGATATGAAATACCAGCACGTTTGCGTACTCTGCACAATTTGGTAATACAATACGCGAGTCAGGGACGTTATGAAGTAGCTGTACCTTTATGCAAACAAGCATTGGAAGATTTGGAGAAAACTTCCGGTCATGATCACCCTGATGTCGCAACAATGTTAAATATCTTGGCATTGGTATATCGagatcaaaataaatataaggaaGCAGCTAACCTTTTAAACGATGCTTTAGCTATAAGGGAGAAGACGCTTGGTGAAAATCACCCTGCAGTTGCAGCAACCTTAAATAACCTTGCAGTTTTATATGGAAAGCgaggaaaatataatgaagCAGAACCATTGTGTAAGAGAGCCCTTGCAATTCGAGAAAAAGTTCTTGGATATGAACATCCAGACGTAGCTAAACAATTAAACAATCTTGCGTTACTATGTCAAAATCAAGGAAAATATGAAGAAGTAGAACGTTATTATCAACGGGCTTTAGAAATATATGAAGCAAAACTTGGTCCAGATGATCCTAACGTAGccaaaacgaaaaataatcttGCTTCTTGTTATTTAAAACAAGGCAAATATAAGGGTGCCGAAATTCTATATAAACAAGTATTGACTAGGGCacatgaaaaagaatttgGTGCTATTGATGAAGATAACAAACCTATTTGGCAG GTTGCGGAAGAACGAGAAgagaataaacataaaaataaagaaaatactcCTTATGGTGAATACGGTGGCTGGCATAAAGCGGCTAAGGTCGATTCCCCAACGGTTACAACTACATTGAAAAATCTTAGTTCCCTATATAGAAGACTAGGCAAATATGAGGCTGCAGAAACTCTTGAAGACTGTGCCTTCAGATCAAGAAAAGAG GCATTAGATCTAGTGAAACAAGCTAAGGTGGCTCAAATATTAGGAGATGAAAAAGGAACTACTAGACGTGGATCACGATCGAGTTTGGCTAATAGCGAACACGAACAACACGACGAG GATCAGAAGTACTCAGTTCGTGCTCAATAA
- the LOC124429275 gene encoding kinesin light chain isoform X13: MYVHIHVHISVYTASHKCKAAEMLRLRGSIEPLISVALTRGPDMGKKIETIGRMTAMTQEEIIAGARTVAQGLEALRVEHSGLLQGLQSQDAPAARDKANLLSKNIEMIELGLGEAQVMMALASHLQMVEAEKQKLRTQVRRLCQENAWLRDELAGTQQKLQASEQAVAQLEEEKKHLEFMTSMRQYDPDPSADDENAKDRPKDDPVVDLFPDDDADDRNSKSISPTPPSQFAQQVNAGYEIPARLRTLHNLVIQYASQGRYEVAVPLCKQALEDLEKTSGHDHPDVATMLNILALVYRDQNKYKEAANLLNDALAIREKTLGENHPAVAATLNNLAVLYGKRGKYNEAEPLCKRALAIREKVLGYEHPDVAKQLNNLALLCQNQGKYEEVERYYQRALEIYEAKLGPDDPNVAKTKNNLASCYLKQGKYKGAEILYKQVLTRAHEKEFGAIDEDNKPIWQVAEEREENKHKNKENTPYGEYGGWHKAAKVDSPTVTTTLKNLSSLYRRLGKYEAAETLEDCAFRSRKEDQKYSVRAQ, encoded by the exons atgtatgtacatatacatgtacatatatctgtGTATACTGCGTCGCATAAGTGCAAGGCAGCGGAGATGTTGCGCTTGCGTGGAAGTATTGAGCCATTGATTTCCGTAGCTTTAACGCGCGGCCCTGACATGGG caaaaaaatagaaactatTGGCAGGATGACGGCCATGACGCAGGAAGAAATAATAGCTGGGGCACGTACAGTGGCCCAGGGATTGGAGGCTCTCCGTGTAGAACACAGTGGTCTATTACAGGGATTACAATCGCAGGATGCACCAGCTGCACGAGATAAAGCCAATCTGTTATCGAAGAACATCGAAATGATAGAATTGGGTTTAGGAGAAGCTCAAGTGATGATGGCATTAGCGAGTCATCTGCAAATGGTAGAAGCAGAGAAACAAAAACTTAGAACTCAAGTTAGAAGATTGTGTCAAGAGAATGCGTGGCTGAGAGACGAATTGGCAGGAAcacaacaaaaattacaagCTAGTGAACAAGCG GTTGCTCAActggaagaggaaaagaaacatttgGAATTTATGACCAGTATGAGACAATATGATCCTGATCCTTCTGCAGATGATGAAAATGCTAAAGATAGGCCAAAAGATGATCCCGTAGTTGATTTGTTTCCTGATGATGATGCTGATGACCGAAATAGTAAGT CAATATCACCTACACCGCCATCACAATTCGCACAGCAAGTCAATGCTGGATATGAAATACCAGCACGTTTGCGTACTCTGCACAATTTGGTAATACAATACGCGAGTCAGGGACGTTATGAAGTAGCTGTACCTTTATGCAAACAAGCATTGGAAGATTTGGAGAAAACTTCCGGTCATGATCACCCTGATGTCGCAACAATGTTAAATATCTTGGCATTGGTATATCGagatcaaaataaatataaggaaGCAGCTAACCTTTTAAACGATGCTTTAGCTATAAGGGAGAAGACGCTTGGTGAAAATCACCCTGCAGTTGCAGCAACCTTAAATAACCTTGCAGTTTTATATGGAAAGCgaggaaaatataatgaagCAGAACCATTGTGTAAGAGAGCCCTTGCAATTCGAGAAAAAGTTCTTGGATATGAACATCCAGACGTAGCTAAACAATTAAACAATCTTGCGTTACTATGTCAAAATCAAGGAAAATATGAAGAAGTAGAACGTTATTATCAACGGGCTTTAGAAATATATGAAGCAAAACTTGGTCCAGATGATCCTAACGTAGccaaaacgaaaaataatcttGCTTCTTGTTATTTAAAACAAGGCAAATATAAGGGTGCCGAAATTCTATATAAACAAGTATTGACTAGGGCacatgaaaaagaatttgGTGCTATTGATGAAGATAACAAACCTATTTGGCAG GTTGCGGAAGAACGAGAAgagaataaacataaaaataaagaaaatactcCTTATGGTGAATACGGTGGCTGGCATAAAGCGGCTAAGGTCGATTCCCCAACGGTTACAACTACATTGAAAAATCTTAGTTCCCTATATAGAAGACTAGGCAAATATGAGGCTGCAGAAACTCTTGAAGACTGTGCCTTCAGATCAAGAAAAGAG GATCAGAAGTACTCAGTTCGTGCTCAATAA